Proteins encoded within one genomic window of Chlamydiota bacterium:
- a CDS encoding EutN/CcmL family microcompartment protein, giving the protein MKIGTVIGTVVATLKHEGFDGRKLLLVRPEDPHGKRTETPVVAVDTVQAGAGDRVLFVDEGNSARQVLDWKDGCVRAVIVGYIDEIHLAPDVSPKTPPARMSPRRKR; this is encoded by the coding sequence ATGAAGATCGGCACGGTCATCGGCACGGTGGTGGCGACGCTCAAGCACGAGGGGTTCGACGGGCGGAAGCTCCTGCTCGTGCGCCCCGAGGACCCGCACGGAAAGCGGACCGAGACGCCGGTGGTGGCGGTGGACACGGTCCAGGCGGGGGCGGGCGACCGGGTGCTCTTCGTGGACGAGGGGAACTCCGCGCGACAGGTGCTCGACTGGAAAGACGGCTGCGTGCGCGCCGTCATCGTGGGCTACATCGACGAGATCCACCTCGCCCCGGACGTTTCGCCGAAGACGCCCCCCGCCCGCATGTCGCCGCGCAGGAAGCGGTAA